In one Thunnus maccoyii chromosome 12, fThuMac1.1, whole genome shotgun sequence genomic region, the following are encoded:
- the prg4a gene encoding proteoglycan 4a, with protein MMMKMSLWLLLLGFVVTFTAAAGPGSCVGRCGEIFTRGKQCTCDLNCLQYNECCKDFQATCTPVLSCQGRCGETFRRGRMCECDPQCVRYNTCCHDYQMQCDASALASHLRSVQPLRAIVAGNRKAKKNKKKSSESEEWSTGGLGPLNPLSASSGPTPPSILTNPLQYGMSNTYSPFGQLPTSISSSYSGAPDSPAFGSSLPSRGALSWGLGAPVSPSGPGAVNVHQVPLHGEVTLSGTSQDLSGPAGSMPRASTLQDIAQALGPSAVEGGTEGPGAGLFVDVDLCSDSLINGLTALINGSILIFKGELFWLVDPVSRSASRPQSITDTLGISSPIDTVFTRSNCHGQTYIIKGDQYWRLDRNMMMEPGFPKPLASEFPGLMGPITAALAVPATKNKPETIFFFKNGDIMQKFTFPSGSTPPCNQKAKSSQRGHRAAVGLLSAKINLKVSLKGFPTPVTSALSMPSPQRSDVYHHYVFSGPLFFRIQISGDLPVLAKPDPSAVFAPLPILRPIAAATDTANMAPQNADPPQPANSIRVWLQCP; from the exons atgatgatgaagatgtcaCTGTGGCTTCTGTTGCTTGGTTTTGTTGTGACcttcactgctgcagctggaccAG GCAGCTGTGTGGGTCGTTGTGGTGAGATTTTCACCAGAGGCAAGCAGTGCACCTGTGACTTGAACTGCCTGCAATATAATGAATGCTGCAAAGACTTTCAGGCTACTTGCACCCCTG TTCTGTCCTGTCAGGGTCGCTGTGGTGAGACATTCAGGCGTGGTcggatgtgtgagtgtgatccacagtgtgtccGCTACAATACCTGTTGCCATGACTACCAGATGCAATGCG ATGCCAGTGCGTTAGCCTCTCATCTCCGGAGTGTGCAGCCTCTGAGGGCCATAGTTGCAG gaAATCGGAAggcaaagaagaacaaaaagaagtCCAGTGAGAGTGAGGAATGGTCCACAG GTGGATTAGGACCCCTCAACCCCCTGTCTGCCTCCTCTGGCCCCACCCCTCCCAGCATACTAACCAATCCACTCCAATATG GTATGAGTAATACCTACAGCCCTTTTGGTCAGCTGCCGAcgtccatctcctcctcttacAGTGGGGCTCCAGACTCCCCTGCATTTGGCTCCTCTCTGCCCAGCCGCGGTGCTCTGTCTTGGGGCCTCGGTGCTCCTGTGAGCCCCTCTGGTCCTGGAGCTGTTAATGTCCACCAAGTGCCGTTACATGGGGAAGTTACTCTGTCAGGAACAAGTCAAG ATCTCAGTGGCCCTGCAGGCTCCATGCCCAGAGCCAGCACCCTGCAGGACATAGCCCAGGCCTTGGGACCCTCTGCAGTGGAAGGAGGCACTGAGGGACCAGGAGCAG gACTGTTTGTTGATGTTGACCTTTGCAGTGACTCCCTCATTAATGGACTGACAGCTCTCATCAATGGGTCCATCCTGATATTTaaag gcgAGCTGTTCTGGTTAGTTGACCCCGTCAGTCGCTCAGCTAGTCGTCCACAGAGCATCACAGACACTCTGGGTATCTCCTCACCCATCGACACTGTGTTCACACGCAGCAACTGCCATGGACAAACCTACATTATCAAG GGAGACCAGTACTGGCGTCTAGACAGGAACATGATGATGGAGCCGGGCTTCCCCAAACCTCTGGCCTCAGAATTCCCAGGTCTGATGGGACCCatcactgctgcactggcagtACCAGCCACCAAGAACAAACCGGAGACCATTTTCTTCTTTAAGAATG GAGACATCATGCAGAAGTTCACCTTCCCATCAGGCAGCACTCCCCCCTGCAACCAGAAAGCTAAGAGCTCACAGAGGGGTCACCGGGCTG CTGTGGGTCTTCTAAGTGCAAAGATCAACCTCAAAGTGTCTCTGAAGGGATTCCCCACCCCGGTCACATCTGCTCTGTCCATGCCCAGCCCCCAGAGGAGTGACGTATATCACCACTATGTCTTCTCTGGAC ctctgttctTCAGAATCCAGATATCAGGTGACCTGCCGGTGCTGGCCAAACCTGACCCATCTGCAGTCTTTGCACCTCTACCCATCCTCAGACCTATTGCTGCGGCAACCGACACTGCCAACATGGCCCCTCAGAATGCTGACCCTCCGCAGCCGGCCAACTCCATCAGAGTGTGGCTGCAATGTCCCTAG